The following are from one region of the Nostoc cf. commune SO-36 genome:
- a CDS encoding 4a-hydroxytetrahydrobiopterin dehydratase, with protein sequence MAQLLTEAEIQESAKVLSGWTIEGSKLEITRKFKDFIQAIEFVNKLVEPAESAGHHPDIEISYNKVKITLTTHDAGGLTQADFDVAQAISQIN encoded by the coding sequence ATGGCACAACTACTGACTGAAGCGGAAATTCAAGAAAGTGCAAAAGTTCTGTCAGGTTGGACTATTGAAGGCTCCAAGTTGGAGATTACCCGTAAATTTAAAGATTTTATCCAAGCAATTGAGTTTGTCAATAAGTTGGTGGAGCCTGCTGAGTCGGCAGGACATCATCCAGATATAGAAATTTCCTACAACAAAGTGAAGATTACACTCACAACACATGATGCAGGCGGGCTAACGCAGGCTGACTTTGATGTAGCGCAGGCGATTTCCCAAATTAATTAA
- the psbD gene encoding photosystem II D2 protein (photosystem q(a) protein), with product MTIAVGRAPSRGWFDVLDDWLKRDRFVFVGWSGILLFPCAFLALGGWLTGTTFVTSWYTHGLASSYLEGANFLTVAVSTPADSMGHSLLLLWGPEAQGDLTRWFQLGGLWPFVALHGAFGLIGFMLRQFEIARLVGIRPYNALAFSAPIAVFVSVFLMYPLGQSSWFFAPSFGVAAIFRFLLFLQGFHNWTLNPFHMMGVAGVLGGALLCAIHGATVENTLFEDGDGANTFRAFNPTQSEETYSMVTANRFWSQIFGIAFSNKRWLHFFMLFVPVTGLWMSAVGIVGLALNLRAYDFVSQELRAAEDPEFETFYTKNILLNEGIRAWMAPQDQPHEQFVFPEEVLPRGNAL from the coding sequence ATGACCATCGCAGTTGGACGCGCCCCTAGTAGAGGGTGGTTTGACGTATTAGACGACTGGCTCAAGCGCGATCGCTTCGTATTCGTAGGTTGGTCAGGGATACTATTGTTCCCCTGCGCCTTCCTAGCACTAGGCGGTTGGCTGACCGGTACAACCTTCGTCACCTCTTGGTACACCCACGGATTAGCCTCCTCCTACCTAGAGGGTGCTAACTTCTTGACAGTGGCAGTATCCACCCCCGCCGACAGCATGGGACATTCCCTATTGCTGTTGTGGGGCCCAGAAGCTCAAGGCGACCTCACCCGCTGGTTCCAATTGGGTGGTTTGTGGCCATTTGTCGCCTTACACGGAGCCTTCGGTTTGATTGGCTTCATGTTGCGCCAATTTGAAATTGCGCGTCTAGTAGGAATACGTCCTTACAACGCCCTCGCCTTCTCCGCTCCCATTGCAGTATTCGTCAGCGTATTTCTGATGTACCCCTTGGGACAATCAAGCTGGTTCTTTGCACCCAGCTTTGGTGTCGCAGCAATTTTCCGGTTCCTACTATTCCTGCAAGGGTTCCACAACTGGACACTCAACCCCTTCCACATGATGGGTGTTGCTGGTGTATTAGGTGGTGCATTATTGTGCGCCATTCACGGAGCCACAGTCGAAAACACCTTGTTTGAAGACGGTGATGGTGCTAACACCTTCCGCGCCTTCAATCCCACCCAGTCAGAAGAAACCTACTCAATGGTGACAGCAAACCGTTTCTGGTCACAGATTTTCGGTATTGCTTTCTCTAACAAGCGCTGGTTGCACTTCTTTATGTTGTTCGTGCCAGTCACAGGCTTGTGGATGAGCGCCGTCGGCATCGTCGGTTTAGCACTCAACCTGCGGGCTTATGATTTCGTTTCCCAAGAATTACGGGCGGCGGAAGACCCTGAGTTTGAAACCTTCTATACCAAAAACATTTTGCTGAACGAGGGTATCCGCGCTTGGATGGCTCCTCAAGATCAACCCCACGAACAATTTGTATTCCCTGAGGAAGTTCTACCTCGCGGTAACGCTCTCTAA
- a CDS encoding ABC transporter ATP-binding protein — protein sequence MAQVGIEVKDLNFSWPNGEKVIKSCSLEVPKGEFWMLLGTNGSGKSTLLRLLAGLLAPESGEIRVLHPVGFVFQNPDHQLVMPTVGADVAFGLVEEKLPPAATRARVEEALGAVNLLTLLRRPIYALSGGQKQRVAIAGAIARRCEVLLLDEPTALLDPDSQLDLVAGVRRLVKSRGITALWVTHRLDELNYCDGAFLLEKGSLVDSGEAERLKQRLMEVHSEAS from the coding sequence ATGGCTCAAGTGGGCATTGAGGTCAAAGATTTAAATTTCAGTTGGCCTAATGGAGAGAAAGTTATTAAATCTTGCTCTTTAGAAGTACCCAAGGGTGAGTTTTGGATGCTCTTGGGTACAAATGGCAGTGGGAAATCAACGTTACTTAGACTGCTGGCGGGGCTATTAGCTCCTGAATCTGGCGAAATTCGAGTTTTGCACCCCGTTGGCTTTGTCTTCCAAAATCCGGATCATCAACTGGTGATGCCAACTGTTGGTGCTGATGTGGCTTTTGGATTAGTGGAAGAAAAGTTACCACCTGCTGCTACTAGAGCAAGGGTTGAGGAGGCGCTAGGGGCGGTAAATTTGCTTACCCTCTTACGACGGCCTATCTATGCACTCTCTGGGGGACAGAAACAGCGAGTCGCGATCGCAGGTGCGATCGCCCGTCGCTGTGAAGTCTTATTATTAGATGAACCCACTGCCTTATTAGATCCAGATAGTCAGTTGGATTTAGTTGCTGGTGTCCGCCGCCTTGTTAAAAGTCGAGGTATTACAGCCCTTTGGGTGACACATCGATTAGACGAGTTAAATTACTGCGACGGCGCTTTCTTGCTAGAAAAAGGCTCTTTGGTTGATAGTGGTGAAGCTGAACGTCTCAAACAACGTCTGATGGAGGTACACAGCGAAGCCTCTTAA
- a CDS encoding NYN domain-containing protein has translation MPRSILQAVLLVDGYNIIGAWPCLKKTRDSVGLEAARSELVEAMTGYSAFQGYTTQIVFDAQYQNCSSNKEIITELLSVYYTDFGQTADTYIEKSCASFRHQIAQSLISRVIVATSDRAQQLMIQGYGAEWLSAQQLCGEVEATVCRMRQKYHTRKQSKSRFLANAIDAKARQRLAELRMGLQ, from the coding sequence ATGCCTCGTTCCATACTCCAAGCCGTTTTGTTAGTGGACGGCTACAATATCATAGGCGCTTGGCCTTGCCTTAAAAAAACGCGTGATAGCGTTGGACTAGAGGCAGCACGGAGCGAACTTGTGGAAGCGATGACTGGTTATAGTGCGTTTCAAGGTTATACAACTCAGATAGTTTTTGATGCTCAATATCAGAATTGCTCTAGTAATAAAGAAATTATTACTGAGCTTTTGTCTGTTTATTACACTGATTTTGGGCAAACAGCAGATACTTATATTGAAAAATCTTGCGCTTCTTTTCGCCACCAAATAGCCCAATCTTTGATTTCTCGTGTGATTGTTGCTACATCAGATCGGGCACAGCAGTTGATGATACAAGGGTATGGGGCTGAATGGTTGTCGGCACAGCAACTCTGTGGGGAAGTAGAAGCAACTGTCTGCCGGATGCGACAAAAGTATCATACGCGCAAACAATCTAAGAGTAGGTTTTTAGCTAATGCCATTGATGCCAAAGCGCGGCAACGTCTGGCTGAATTACGAATGGGACTACAGTAA
- a CDS encoding ATP-binding protein, with amino-acid sequence MASGAMPSNPFVAAGMIEDPRLFVGRKDELNAIASRIKGDQPTSINIVGEKHIGKSSLLYYFVRTWEQRVLHNTSRYVVIYLPLRGVNCQTETGFYEAVAEGLLNHVQGSHQGSLQNPWKTKPLNRQAFSDAVKVWKQQGKLPVLCLDDFESLLKYPDKFDNGFYDNLRSLMDSNALMLWLPVNNWMFMLMTITSALVFSILVTLFI; translated from the coding sequence ATGGCTTCTGGAGCTATGCCTTCTAATCCTTTTGTGGCTGCGGGGATGATTGAAGATCCCAGGCTGTTTGTTGGTCGTAAAGATGAATTAAACGCGATCGCATCTCGGATAAAGGGCGATCAGCCTACAAGTATCAATATAGTTGGTGAGAAGCACATTGGTAAATCTTCGTTGCTGTATTATTTCGTTCGGACTTGGGAGCAGCGAGTATTACACAACACCAGTCGTTATGTGGTGATTTACTTACCGTTACGGGGTGTAAATTGCCAAACTGAAACGGGTTTCTATGAAGCTGTAGCTGAAGGTTTGCTGAATCATGTTCAAGGATCGCATCAAGGCAGTCTGCAAAATCCTTGGAAGACTAAACCGCTTAATCGTCAAGCATTTTCAGATGCGGTTAAGGTATGGAAACAGCAAGGGAAGCTACCTGTTCTCTGTCTGGATGATTTTGAAAGCCTTTTGAAATATCCCGATAAATTCGATAATGGATTTTATGACAATTTGCGATCGCTGATGGATAGCAACGCCTTGATGCTGTGGCTTCCCGTAAACAACTGGATGTTTATGCTAATGACTATCACTTCGGCTCTAGTTTTTTCAATATTGGTCACACTATTTATTTGA
- a CDS encoding GNAT family N-acetyltransferase, whose product MKAAGMSIAMVENRGDLGHAPARCTYGKLGFGLLPIARYFKKL is encoded by the coding sequence ATGAAAGCTGCTGGTATGTCCATTGCTATGGTCGAGAATAGAGGCGATCTTGGTCATGCACCAGCACGTTGTACTTATGGAAAGCTGGGTTTTGGGTTGTTACCAATTGCCAGGTACTTTAAGAAGCTGTAA
- a CDS encoding PEP-CTERM sorting domain-containing protein produces MLTVLRSYAAWVVPAALTLLSFGSGNEKVIAQTLFPFSGNYDVTIAVEPINEKFSRAIERAVSTDALYGLTEYNGLVYALTDFSTGLFTFNTDPTAIGLEGFPEGFIEFSGSGANKVSGTATATALIDFVNLRGSGSGSLIITGGEGIFTGATGILDFFENDTISPNPNDPIRGQALVTGTIKVVPEPETGVGTLVGIGLIGSSFMLRRRCLRSAS; encoded by the coding sequence ATGTTAACGGTACTTCGCTCTTACGCTGCATGGGTTGTTCCAGCAGCTTTGACTTTACTGAGTTTTGGATCGGGGAACGAGAAGGTGATCGCACAGACTCTGTTCCCATTTAGTGGTAACTACGACGTAACAATCGCTGTTGAGCCGATTAACGAGAAGTTTTCACGGGCAATTGAACGGGCTGTAAGTACTGATGCACTATATGGACTCACCGAATATAACGGTTTAGTTTACGCCCTAACTGACTTCTCTACTGGCTTGTTCACCTTTAACACCGATCCGACAGCAATCGGCTTAGAGGGCTTCCCAGAAGGCTTTATTGAATTCAGTGGTAGCGGTGCTAACAAGGTATCTGGAACCGCTACTGCCACCGCTTTAATTGACTTTGTAAACCTCAGAGGGTCTGGCTCTGGTTCTTTGATTATCACTGGCGGTGAGGGTATATTCACAGGTGCTACTGGCATACTAGACTTTTTTGAGAACGACACAATCAGTCCAAATCCAAACGATCCCATAAGAGGACAGGCTTTAGTTACTGGCACTATTAAGGTTGTTCCAGAACCGGAAACCGGAGTAGGGACGCTAGTTGGTATTGGCTTAATTGGATCTAGTTTTATGTTGCGCCGACGTTGCCTTCGCTCTGCTTCATGA
- a CDS encoding M56 family metallopeptidase yields the protein MHLIMILNALAVAWWLRSAWNQRQGNWNVRWQRSLFLFLFPPLLIFMTAIAVLFMGPQGQMGGMYTGSISYLLALIYLAFFAISCIKLAFQGWQSVESARNCPLVNVGDRQARLLQTGALFAGQIGFWQPELVVSQGLVQTLSPAHLESVLAHEQGHHYYRDTFWFFWLGWVRSCTAWLPNTEPLWEELLALRELRADGYAALQVDPLVLAESLLLVVSSSPVLSEICCAALGSSGADRLEQRVEALLAPPELTPEAQLQSWHSFLLAFLPLLTVIFHS from the coding sequence ATGCATCTGATAATGATTTTGAATGCTTTGGCAGTTGCCTGGTGGTTAAGATCCGCTTGGAATCAACGCCAAGGTAATTGGAATGTGCGGTGGCAGCGATCGCTATTTTTGTTTCTCTTCCCGCCCTTGCTAATTTTCATGACTGCGATCGCTGTGCTGTTCATGGGGCCTCAAGGACAAATGGGCGGGATGTATACAGGCTCAATTAGCTATTTACTAGCATTAATTTATTTGGCATTTTTTGCCATTTCATGCATTAAACTTGCCTTCCAGGGTTGGCAATCTGTAGAATCTGCCCGTAACTGTCCTTTAGTGAATGTTGGCGATAGACAAGCCAGACTGCTGCAAACAGGCGCGTTGTTTGCAGGTCAAATCGGCTTTTGGCAACCAGAGCTAGTAGTTAGTCAAGGATTAGTGCAAACTCTCTCACCTGCTCATTTAGAAAGCGTCTTAGCCCATGAGCAAGGGCATCACTATTATAGGGATACGTTCTGGTTTTTTTGGCTGGGTTGGGTGCGTTCTTGCACCGCTTGGTTGCCGAATACAGAGCCTTTGTGGGAAGAACTTTTAGCTTTGCGCGAACTCCGTGCTGACGGTTATGCAGCATTGCAGGTAGACCCCCTGGTGTTAGCGGAATCACTTTTATTAGTAGTTAGTAGCAGCCCCGTCTTATCAGAAATTTGCTGTGCTGCATTAGGTTCCTCTGGTGCAGATCGTTTAGAACAAAGAGTAGAAGCTCTATTAGCACCACCAGAACTAACCCCTGAAGCTCAATTACAATCCTGGCATAGCTTTCTGTTGGCGTTCCTGCCTTTACTGACTGTGATATTTCATAGTTAA
- a CDS encoding BlaI/MecI/CopY family transcriptional regulator, which yields MAPLPDYRPKQLSLGPLEAEILNIIWELGSATVKDVHDRILTDPNRELAYTSVTTVLRRLTDKGWLACDKKERAFYWQPMLSKQQSDVIKAHEQLQRFLAVGNPDVVAAFADSLDEAASEQIAAIAKRIQSARQAREEE from the coding sequence ATGGCACCTTTACCCGACTATCGCCCTAAACAACTATCTTTAGGCCCATTGGAAGCGGAAATTTTAAATATCATCTGGGAACTTGGTTCAGCCACAGTCAAGGATGTACACGATCGCATTTTGACTGATCCTAACCGCGAATTAGCGTATACTTCCGTCACCACAGTTTTACGTCGCCTCACTGATAAAGGTTGGTTAGCCTGCGATAAGAAAGAGCGGGCATTCTATTGGCAACCAATGCTGAGTAAGCAGCAATCAGATGTCATCAAAGCTCATGAGCAGTTACAGCGATTTCTGGCAGTGGGGAACCCCGATGTTGTTGCTGCCTTTGCTGATAGTCTGGATGAAGCAGCTAGTGAGCAAATAGCAGCCATCGCCAAACGTATTCAATCTGCACGCCAAGCCAGGGAGGAAGAATGA
- a CDS encoding 2-phosphosulfolactate phosphatase family protein: MKLFVYHTPELTPTDKAPECAIAVDVLRATSTIATVLASGGEAVQVFSDLDKLIEVSEKWPSEKRLRAGERGGAKVSGFELGNSPLDCTPELVQGRRLFISTTNGTRALQRVQDSPSVLAAALINRAAVVQFLLDKQPETVWIVGSGWEGSYSLEDTVCAGAIAHSLVQQTKLSPEELAGNDEVISAIALYSQWQDNLLGLLHQASHGQRLLRLDCLDDLKYCSQTDILDVLPIQHETGVLKSQKK; the protein is encoded by the coding sequence GTGAAGTTATTCGTATACCACACTCCTGAATTGACTCCAACGGATAAAGCGCCAGAATGTGCGATCGCAGTTGATGTCTTGCGAGCCACTAGCACAATAGCGACTGTCTTGGCATCTGGAGGCGAAGCTGTACAAGTATTCAGCGATTTAGACAAGTTAATTGAAGTTAGCGAAAAATGGCCCTCTGAAAAACGTTTGCGGGCTGGAGAACGCGGCGGCGCGAAAGTATCTGGCTTTGAGTTGGGTAACTCTCCGCTCGACTGCACACCAGAATTGGTGCAGGGACGGCGTTTGTTTATCAGTACCACAAATGGCACTCGTGCTTTACAACGGGTACAAGACTCCCCAAGTGTACTAGCAGCAGCCTTAATTAACCGGGCGGCGGTGGTGCAATTCCTCTTAGATAAACAACCAGAGACAGTGTGGATTGTCGGTTCCGGTTGGGAAGGCAGTTATTCCTTAGAGGATACAGTTTGTGCAGGTGCGATCGCTCATAGTCTTGTACAACAAACCAAGTTGTCACCAGAGGAATTAGCTGGTAATGATGAAGTAATAAGTGCGATCGCTCTTTACTCTCAGTGGCAAGATAACTTATTGGGATTACTTCACCAAGCTAGTCACGGACAAAGATTGTTGCGTCTTGATTGTCTAGATGATTTAAAATATTGTTCCCAAACTGATATTTTAGATGTTTTGCCCATACAACATGAAACGGGAGTATTAAAAAGTCAAAAGAAATAG
- the rfbD gene encoding dTDP-4-dehydrorhamnose reductase, whose translation MSKSILLIGSNGQVGKELQQILPSYGDTISVARPTVELTQPDTLRNFIRSKQPQVIINAAAYTAVDKAESEPELSAAINATAPLIIAEESQKLGAFLIHISTDYVFDGNGCSPYQETDTTNPLSVYGKTKLAGEEAIRETCAHHLILRTAWVYGTFGKSNFVKTMLRLGAERQELRVVADQIGSPTWAQDIATVIAQTIPQLTPEISGTYHYTNSGVASWYDFAVAIFEEAQQLGFPLKVRSIVPITTAEYPTAARRPAYSVLACRKISAIIGTYPPHWRQRLRQMLAELEIGHE comes from the coding sequence ATGAGTAAATCAATTCTGCTGATTGGTAGCAATGGACAAGTTGGTAAGGAACTCCAACAAATACTTCCATCTTATGGCGATACTATCTCAGTAGCACGGCCAACAGTAGAACTTACCCAACCCGATACTCTCCGCAACTTTATCAGATCAAAGCAGCCGCAAGTCATCATTAACGCTGCTGCTTATACTGCTGTGGACAAAGCAGAAAGTGAACCCGAACTTTCTGCCGCTATTAATGCGACTGCACCCCTAATTATTGCCGAGGAAAGCCAAAAGTTAGGAGCTTTTTTAATTCATATTTCGACCGATTATGTTTTTGATGGTAATGGCTGTAGCCCTTACCAGGAAACCGACACGACTAATCCGTTGAGTGTCTATGGTAAAACCAAACTCGCTGGAGAAGAAGCTATTCGGGAAACTTGCGCCCATCACCTCATCCTCCGCACTGCTTGGGTTTATGGAACCTTTGGCAAAAGTAACTTTGTCAAAACCATGCTGCGATTAGGTGCAGAACGCCAAGAACTCCGTGTTGTCGCCGATCAAATTGGTAGCCCGACTTGGGCGCAAGATATAGCCACAGTTATAGCTCAGACAATTCCCCAGTTAACCCCAGAAATTAGCGGCACTTATCACTACACTAATAGCGGCGTTGCTAGCTGGTATGATTTTGCTGTTGCCATTTTTGAAGAGGCACAACAGCTAGGCTTCCCTTTAAAAGTTAGAAGTATTGTTCCCATTACAACTGCCGAATATCCAACAGCAGCGCGTCGCCCTGCTTACTCTGTTCTTGCTTGTAGAAAAATTTCAGCAATTATAGGGACTTATCCACCCCATTGGCGACAAAGACTTCGGCAAATGCTTGCGGAATTGGAAATTGGGCATGAATAA
- the rfbC gene encoding dTDP-4-dehydrorhamnose 3,5-epimerase — translation MSIVHTKIPEVIQIEPQVFADDRGFFFEAYNHQSFAQKTGIITNFVQDNHSSSKQNVLRGLHYQIQQPQGKLIRVVVGTIFDVAVDIRKSSATFGKWVGYELSAKNKRLLWIPPGFAHGFLTLSEIAEVLYKTTDYYAPQGDRTILWNDPDLAIDWPLSVQPILSAKDQAGKSLRTAEVFD, via the coding sequence ATGAGCATTGTACACACCAAAATTCCCGAAGTTATCCAAATTGAACCCCAAGTATTTGCAGACGATCGCGGATTCTTTTTTGAAGCCTACAACCACCAAAGTTTTGCTCAAAAAACAGGTATTATTACCAACTTTGTCCAAGACAACCACTCTTCTTCTAAACAAAACGTTCTGCGTGGGCTGCACTACCAAATCCAACAACCCCAAGGTAAACTCATTCGTGTTGTTGTCGGGACTATTTTTGACGTAGCCGTAGACATTAGAAAAAGCTCGGCTACTTTTGGTAAATGGGTGGGTTATGAACTCAGCGCTAAAAACAAACGCCTACTCTGGATACCACCAGGATTTGCTCACGGCTTTCTCACACTTTCAGAAATAGCCGAAGTTCTCTACAAAACTACAGATTACTACGCACCCCAAGGCGATCGCACAATTTTATGGAACGATCCAGATTTAGCGATAGATTGGCCTCTGAGTGTGCAACCGATTTTATCAGCTAAAGACCAAGCCGGGAAATCTTTGAGAACTGCTGAAGTATTTGATTAA
- a CDS encoding glucose-1-phosphate thymidylyltransferase: MKALILSGGKGTRLRPLTYSGAKQLVPVANKPVLWYGIEEMVATGITDIGIIISPETGAEVRGKTGNGECFGANITYIVQDKPLGLAHAVQVAHPFLGDSPFVMYLGDNLIQLGELRYFLQQFSQQQPDALILLRSVANPSAFGVAQVDETGRVLQLIEKPKVPPSNLALVGVYFFSHLIYDAIANIQPSARGELEITDAIQYLINQKKQVVAHNLKGWWLDTGKKDDLLEANRLILDTYLTASVAGEVDAQSQITGRVQIGAKSQVINCTIRGPVVIGTNCHLENCFIGPYSSIANNVTLIDTDLEHSVILESAKISGIHQRIIDSVIGQRAQLILAPRRPKALRFLIGDDCQIELT, encoded by the coding sequence ATGAAAGCATTAATTCTTTCTGGCGGTAAAGGTACACGTTTACGTCCCCTAACTTACAGTGGGGCAAAACAACTTGTGCCAGTTGCTAATAAACCTGTTTTGTGGTACGGCATTGAAGAAATGGTCGCTACTGGTATTACTGATATTGGCATCATCATCAGCCCGGAAACTGGCGCAGAAGTCCGAGGGAAAACCGGAAATGGAGAATGCTTTGGAGCGAACATCACCTACATCGTACAAGATAAGCCACTTGGACTTGCTCACGCCGTCCAAGTTGCTCATCCGTTTTTAGGAGATTCTCCCTTTGTCATGTACTTGGGAGATAACCTGATTCAACTAGGTGAGTTACGTTACTTTCTGCAACAATTTAGCCAACAACAGCCAGATGCGTTGATTCTTTTACGTTCAGTTGCCAACCCCAGCGCCTTTGGTGTAGCTCAGGTGGACGAAACAGGACGGGTATTACAGTTAATTGAAAAACCCAAAGTTCCTCCTTCAAATCTGGCATTGGTAGGGGTTTATTTCTTTTCTCACCTCATCTATGATGCGATCGCAAATATCCAACCTTCCGCTAGAGGCGAACTAGAAATTACTGATGCTATTCAATACCTAATTAATCAAAAAAAGCAAGTTGTAGCCCACAATCTCAAAGGTTGGTGGTTAGATACTGGTAAGAAAGATGACTTATTAGAAGCTAACCGATTAATTCTCGATACCTATTTAACGGCATCAGTTGCCGGCGAAGTTGATGCCCAAAGTCAGATTACTGGACGAGTCCAAATTGGTGCAAAATCTCAAGTAATTAACTGCACAATTCGGGGGCCAGTAGTAATTGGTACTAATTGTCATTTAGAAAACTGCTTTATTGGCCCTTATAGTAGTATTGCTAACAATGTTACACTCATTGATACCGATTTAGAACACAGTGTGATTTTAGAAAGTGCTAAAATTTCTGGAATCCATCAGCGCATTATAGATAGTGTCATTGGACAACGGGCACAATTGATTCTTGCACCCCGTCGCCCCAAAGCTTTGCGATTTCTAATTGGCGATGACTGTCAAATTGAACTAACGTGA
- a CDS encoding glycosyltransferase family 2 protein has protein sequence MNTQLINSVSIILVNYNGADVLINCLNSLEKFIPKDNCEIILVDNNSQDNSIDIVDNKFPEIKLIKLPKNVGFGAGNNAGAKVAKGEFLFLLNTDTVLTNNILPNLIELMSVNQNVGIIGTKLLFPDGSFQISFSPEIGIKGEFQAQKLHKNAENRNAFNIIERDFQDIKEVDIVVGAAFFIRANLFNLLGGFDEKLFMYFEDSDLCQRVRNEGYKIIYTPHISIIHIRGHSVKKLSNKMSVEYRRSQIYYYHKHRPMWEILTLRVYLIFKFLYQYLKTSNPYSWEIIKLSFMYK, from the coding sequence ATGAACACACAATTAATTAACTCAGTATCAATTATCTTAGTTAACTATAATGGTGCAGATGTTTTAATAAATTGTTTGAATTCTCTAGAAAAATTTATTCCTAAAGATAACTGTGAAATTATTTTAGTCGATAATAATTCTCAAGATAATAGTATAGATATTGTTGATAATAAATTTCCTGAAATCAAATTAATTAAACTACCAAAAAATGTTGGTTTTGGAGCAGGAAATAATGCTGGTGCAAAAGTAGCAAAAGGGGAATTTTTATTTTTATTAAATACTGATACAGTACTTACCAATAATATCTTACCCAATCTTATAGAATTAATGTCTGTAAATCAAAATGTAGGTATTATTGGTACTAAATTACTTTTTCCAGATGGAAGTTTTCAAATTTCTTTTTCACCTGAAATTGGAATTAAAGGAGAGTTTCAAGCACAAAAGTTACATAAAAATGCTGAAAATAGAAATGCTTTTAATATTATAGAGCGGGATTTTCAAGATATTAAAGAAGTAGATATTGTCGTCGGAGCAGCCTTTTTTATTAGGGCAAATTTATTTAATTTATTAGGTGGGTTTGACGAAAAATTATTCATGTATTTTGAAGATTCTGATTTGTGTCAAAGGGTCAGAAATGAAGGGTATAAAATTATTTATACTCCCCACATATCCATAATTCATATAAGAGGACATTCTGTAAAAAAACTATCCAATAAAATGTCTGTAGAATATAGACGTAGCCAGATTTACTACTATCATAAGCATCGTCCGATGTGGGAAATATTGACGTTAAGAGTATATTTAATATTTAAGTTCTTATATCAATATCTAAAAACATCCAATCCTTATAGTTGGGAAATTATAAAACTAAGTTTTATGTATAAATAA
- a CDS encoding glycosyltransferase family protein, translating to MNCSQQDNYKIGIIAPTPSDPRTSKVIEGAVFFKDHFLALKHNSSVDFYECDSPITSGSLISLAAAKTIPPPCVDLFIDGIDLDYGLRLRQKGFHNLIATKASMHHNFGSPIQVKFMNKYRYIQQYSALRYYYICRNHSYLETRFSQGYYHFTSLMRRLKYMLLQIVFIILYDLEDKQLKIWACLLGTYRGLIGNISKTW from the coding sequence ATGAATTGTTCTCAACAAGATAATTATAAAATTGGTATCATTGCTCCTACCCCTTCTGATCCTAGAACGAGTAAGGTTATAGAAGGTGCAGTTTTTTTTAAGGATCATTTTTTAGCACTTAAACATAATAGTAGTGTTGATTTTTATGAATGTGATTCCCCGATTACATCAGGATCTCTAATTTCATTAGCTGCCGCTAAAACCATTCCTCCTCCTTGTGTTGACTTATTTATTGATGGTATTGACCTTGATTATGGATTGCGATTAAGGCAAAAGGGCTTTCATAACCTAATTGCTACTAAAGCTAGTATGCACCACAATTTTGGTAGTCCTATTCAAGTAAAATTTATGAATAAATATCGATACATCCAACAATATTCGGCTTTACGTTATTACTATATCTGTCGTAATCATAGTTATTTAGAAACTCGTTTTTCTCAAGGTTACTATCACTTTACTAGCTTAATGCGGCGACTAAAATATATGCTGCTTCAAATTGTTTTTATTATACTATATGATTTAGAAGATAAACAATTAAAAATATGGGCTTGTTTATTAGGGACTTATCGGGGCTTGATTGGAAATATTAGTAAAACTTGGTAA